From one Brevibacterium sp. 'Marine' genomic stretch:
- a CDS encoding ABC transporter permease: MSLTAPPKIKLKGRRSMALARGRSIASRIAQAVLLLLAVIIFNFILIHLAPGDPATVIAGESGGTTPEQLESIREAYGLNDPLIVQLWHYLVQIAHFDLGYSFYFGQDVTALIGERLYPTVLLAGTGMLAGLIIGTLLGVVAAIKPQGILSYFVTVIALVGFAAPVFWTSVLLLLALSIAIPIFPIQGMNSIIVSPHTLPQMWDTTMHLVLPATALALIYVALYSRTARTSMLEVLDSDYIRTAWAKGLGGKVVIFKHALRNAVLPVVTLLGLHVGALLSSVVLIEVVFNWPGLGSLLLESILRRDTPVILGILLASSVLVIIANLVTDVAYRIIDPRIAISGGPQ, from the coding sequence ATGTCATTGACCGCCCCACCGAAGATCAAGCTCAAGGGACGCAGGAGCATGGCGCTGGCCAGAGGCCGCTCGATTGCCTCCCGTATCGCCCAGGCTGTCCTCCTCCTGCTCGCAGTCATCATCTTCAACTTCATCCTCATTCACCTCGCTCCGGGCGATCCTGCCACCGTCATCGCCGGCGAATCCGGCGGCACGACTCCCGAACAGCTCGAATCGATCAGAGAAGCCTACGGGCTCAACGATCCGCTCATCGTTCAGCTCTGGCACTACCTGGTCCAGATCGCCCATTTCGACCTCGGCTATTCGTTCTACTTCGGCCAGGACGTCACGGCTCTCATCGGTGAGCGGCTGTACCCCACGGTTCTCCTCGCCGGAACCGGAATGCTCGCTGGACTCATCATCGGCACGCTGCTCGGAGTCGTCGCCGCGATCAAACCACAAGGGATTCTCAGTTACTTCGTCACGGTCATCGCCCTCGTCGGCTTTGCCGCTCCGGTGTTCTGGACGTCAGTGCTCCTGCTCCTGGCATTGTCGATCGCCATTCCCATCTTCCCGATCCAGGGAATGAACTCGATCATTGTCTCCCCGCATACCCTTCCGCAGATGTGGGATACGACGATGCATCTTGTCCTCCCGGCCACTGCTTTGGCACTCATCTATGTGGCGCTCTACAGCCGCACGGCACGCACGAGCATGCTCGAGGTCCTCGACTCCGACTACATCCGCACGGCCTGGGCAAAAGGATTGGGAGGCAAAGTCGTCATCTTCAAGCATGCGCTGCGTAATGCTGTGCTGCCAGTCGTCACTCTGCTCGGACTCCATGTCGGTGCGCTGCTTTCGAGCGTGGTACTCATCGAGGTCGTATTCAATTGGCCGGGACTCGGTTCACTCCTGCTCGAATCGATCCTCCGCAGAGACACGCCCGTGATTCTCGGGATCCTCCTGGCCAGCTCCGTGCTCGTCATCATCGCCAATCTGGTCACAGATGTGGCCTACCGCATCATCGATCCCAGAATCGCTATCTCAGGAGGGCCACAATGA
- a CDS encoding ABC transporter substrate-binding protein, whose product MAIAAALTLTASGCAAPSALVGTSDDTFIFGTRSAPRVLNPAVQSGLATATPGTQLFASPIRLNDKLEPEPYLAKSWKESADGKTMTLHLVENAKFHDGQPITSEDVAFSLGVVKKEHPFGANLFGPVTKVETPDEHTVVIKMSRRHPALMMAMSPPFLPIIPKHVYGSDDTVADHPQNAHDVVGSGPYRLSSNIEGKRIVLDKVDNFFLPNDDAPRQVLFEIIGDENTLALATEKGEVDMMVTNTPSVLSRLGNVDDITVADKGYEGIGSISWLGFNVKSTYVSDKRVRQAIAYAIDRDYLTNKLHRGQFEPATSPIASGSPYFDESMPRYDRDLDKAADLLDDAGYPLDKNDKRFTIQLDYLPGSAEMASSVAETIKANLKEVGVIVRIRSSADEPTWGSRVSNYDYDMTLDNVWNWGDPAVGVERTYVCSNIKKGVLWANMSQYCNKDVDRLFKKAAAAPDEKTRKDDYSKVQKILTDELPVLPLENQTYRNIYSNAVKNPPNGPFGIMSPLLDTSIEG is encoded by the coding sequence TTGGCGATCGCCGCAGCGCTGACACTCACGGCGAGCGGCTGCGCCGCGCCGTCAGCACTGGTCGGCACCAGCGATGACACCTTCATCTTCGGCACCCGGTCGGCACCACGTGTCCTCAATCCTGCTGTCCAATCCGGGCTGGCGACAGCCACCCCTGGTACGCAGCTGTTCGCCAGCCCGATTCGACTCAACGACAAGCTCGAACCCGAGCCGTATCTCGCGAAGTCCTGGAAGGAATCAGCTGATGGGAAGACGATGACCCTCCATCTGGTCGAGAATGCGAAATTCCACGATGGACAGCCCATCACTTCCGAGGATGTGGCGTTTTCGCTCGGTGTGGTGAAGAAGGAACACCCGTTCGGCGCCAACCTCTTCGGACCAGTCACAAAGGTCGAGACCCCCGATGAACACACCGTGGTGATCAAGATGTCCCGACGGCATCCCGCGCTGATGATGGCGATGAGCCCGCCATTCCTTCCCATCATCCCCAAGCACGTCTACGGCAGCGATGACACGGTGGCCGACCATCCGCAGAACGCGCACGATGTGGTCGGCTCGGGCCCCTACCGGTTGTCCAGCAATATCGAAGGCAAACGCATCGTGCTCGACAAGGTCGATAACTTCTTCCTGCCCAACGACGATGCACCCAGACAGGTGCTCTTCGAGATCATCGGCGATGAGAACACTCTTGCCCTGGCTACGGAGAAGGGCGAGGTCGACATGATGGTCACGAACACCCCATCTGTTCTCTCCCGCCTGGGGAACGTCGATGACATCACGGTCGCGGACAAGGGGTACGAGGGCATCGGCTCGATCTCCTGGCTCGGGTTCAATGTGAAGAGCACGTATGTCTCCGACAAGCGGGTGAGGCAGGCGATCGCCTACGCGATCGATCGTGACTATCTCACCAACAAACTCCACCGCGGACAGTTCGAGCCTGCAACGAGTCCGATCGCCAGCGGCAGCCCCTACTTCGATGAATCGATGCCGCGCTATGACCGCGATCTCGACAAAGCAGCGGACCTACTCGACGACGCCGGATACCCGCTCGACAAAAACGACAAGCGATTCACCATCCAGCTCGATTACCTTCCTGGAAGCGCCGAGATGGCGTCGAGTGTGGCCGAGACCATCAAAGCAAATCTCAAAGAAGTCGGAGTCATCGTCAGAATCCGCAGTTCCGCAGACGAACCGACGTGGGGCAGTCGTGTGTCCAACTACGACTACGATATGACGCTCGACAATGTCTGGAACTGGGGCGACCCGGCAGTCGGAGTCGAACGCACTTACGTGTGCAGCAACATCAAGAAGGGTGTTCTGTGGGCGAACATGTCCCAGTACTGCAATAAGGACGTCGACCGGCTATTCAAGAAGGCCGCCGCCGCGCCTGACGAAAAGACACGCAAAGACGACTATTCGAAGGTCCAGAAGATTCTCACCGATGAGCTTCCCGTGCTTCCACTTGAGAATCAGACGTACCGCAACATCTATTCGAACGCTGTGAAGAATCCACCCAATGGCCCGTTCGGCATCATGTCGCCGCTGCTCGACACCTCGATAGAAGGTTGA
- a CDS encoding GTP-binding protein: MTELTVIGGYLGAGKTTLLNEILDRRDGERTAVIVNDFGTVNIDAQIVGSRDGRMVEISNGCICCDLSDGMAAAIEAIKSATPPATSVFVEVSGVGQPDVVARWGDHPGFSRGGVVVCADVTSIRRDVNRKWVGETVLSQLRGADRLLLTKTDLVDDQRVQEVTEWLTSQPGIDAAVIDRSELLPGEPTQQRKGPAEDPTVSKHASASDHAGQDHSSWTITTASAIDPDGLCALVQRLPETFVRAKGIFPDSRHTGRRFLIQYDGTRCATDEVASGGADSTEPGHLVLIAVGSHTETPAPVNELARALHGQVGE; encoded by the coding sequence GTGACCGAGTTGACAGTGATCGGAGGCTACCTCGGTGCGGGGAAGACGACCCTCCTCAACGAGATCCTTGATCGGCGTGACGGCGAGCGCACAGCCGTCATCGTCAATGACTTCGGCACCGTCAATATCGACGCCCAGATCGTCGGTTCCAGAGACGGCCGAATGGTGGAGATCTCCAACGGTTGCATCTGCTGCGATCTCTCAGATGGAATGGCTGCAGCTATCGAGGCAATCAAGTCCGCGACTCCCCCGGCGACATCTGTATTCGTCGAAGTCAGTGGAGTAGGCCAACCTGATGTCGTAGCACGCTGGGGAGATCATCCAGGTTTCTCCAGGGGCGGCGTCGTCGTCTGTGCGGATGTCACGTCGATTCGCCGGGACGTCAACCGCAAATGGGTGGGCGAAACAGTGCTTTCACAATTGCGTGGCGCCGACAGGCTGCTGCTGACGAAGACCGACCTCGTCGACGACCAGAGGGTGCAAGAAGTCACGGAATGGCTGACCTCTCAGCCTGGAATCGATGCCGCAGTCATCGACCGCAGTGAACTCCTGCCTGGAGAGCCGACGCAGCAGCGGAAAGGCCCAGCGGAGGATCCAACGGTTTCCAAGCATGCGTCTGCCTCTGACCATGCCGGACAGGACCACAGTTCGTGGACGATCACGACCGCTTCGGCAATCGATCCGGACGGACTCTGTGCACTGGTGCAGAGACTTCCGGAGACTTTCGTCCGCGCCAAGGGAATCTTTCCCGACAGCCGGCACACAGGACGCCGATTCCTCATCCAATACGACGGTACGCGATGCGCGACCGATGAGGTCGCCTCTGGCGGCGCCGACTCGACGGAACCCGGGCACCTCGTCCTCATAGCCGTCGGCAGCCATACCGAAACTCCCGCACCAGTGAACGAATTGGCACGAGCACTTCACGGACAGGTCGGCGAATAG
- a CDS encoding AAA family ATPase — MADVSTLRELFGIDADMPVPMLEDDSDLIPRIDENYRFDPEVTRAILAGFSHGSRVLVQGLHGTGKSTHIEQIAARLNWPLMRVNLDGQISRSDLVGKDQVVIEDGQPRTAFEEGVIPFALTRPMALVFDEYDAGRPEVMFIIQRLLERDGLFTLTEQNRVIRPHPHFRLFATANTVGLGNVNGLYHGVNRLNQAQLDRWNIIASLDYLDPAEELLVVTGQVPEAAAKLGEETVATMIEVAQLTRSGFAAGDVSALMSPRTVISWAENSVIFGDVELAFRFSFLNRCDSTEHPLVAEYYQRCFGGELDLDHAATAS, encoded by the coding sequence ATGGCCGACGTTTCAACACTGCGAGAACTGTTCGGCATCGATGCCGACATGCCCGTGCCGATGCTCGAGGACGACAGCGATCTGATCCCGCGCATCGATGAGAACTACCGCTTCGACCCTGAGGTGACTCGAGCGATCCTCGCCGGGTTCTCCCACGGATCCCGTGTGCTCGTGCAGGGACTGCACGGGACAGGGAAGTCCACGCACATCGAACAGATCGCCGCCCGCCTCAACTGGCCGCTCATGCGCGTCAACCTCGACGGGCAGATCTCGCGGTCCGACCTCGTGGGCAAAGACCAGGTCGTCATCGAGGACGGCCAGCCCCGCACTGCCTTCGAAGAAGGTGTGATCCCCTTTGCGCTGACGAGGCCGATGGCGCTGGTCTTCGACGAATACGACGCCGGCCGCCCAGAGGTCATGTTCATCATCCAGCGCCTGCTCGAACGCGATGGCCTGTTCACCCTCACCGAGCAGAACCGGGTCATTCGGCCGCATCCGCACTTCCGGCTCTTCGCTACGGCGAACACGGTCGGCCTCGGCAACGTCAACGGCCTCTATCACGGAGTCAATCGGCTCAACCAGGCTCAACTCGACCGGTGGAACATCATCGCCTCACTTGACTATCTCGACCCCGCCGAGGAGCTCCTCGTCGTCACCGGACAGGTGCCGGAGGCAGCGGCGAAGCTCGGCGAGGAGACGGTGGCGACGATGATCGAGGTGGCGCAGCTGACGCGCAGCGGTTTCGCCGCCGGCGACGTCTCCGCTCTCATGTCACCGCGCACAGTCATTTCCTGGGCGGAGAACTCGGTGATCTTCGGTGATGTCGAATTGGCGTTCCGGTTCTCCTTCCTCAACCGCTGCGACTCGACCGAGCATCCACTCGTCGCGGAATACTACCAACGCTGCTTCGGCGGTGAGCTCGACCTCGACCACGCGGCGACGGCAAGCTGA
- a CDS encoding ABC transporter permease, with protein sequence MTDIMSLPGTGQDQPEEPPTAATQKRKRPTTAWTLFRRNRVALVGLSLLAIILLAITFGPMIYPNNPFEIVGIPMEAPGESDLLLGTDALGRDLFAELLYGGRATMLVGVVAAILSTTIGIILGGFAGYHRGWADSVAVRITEFFQVLPPLLLAMVLVTLFSPSLLTITIAIGVVSWPATMRITRAEFLRIRELDYVRNDRAAGAGDFWIIMKTILPNALPPIVVMSTLVIGQAMLFEAGLSFLGLGDPNTMSWGLILGNNREQMLTAWWPVAFPGLAIFLAVLSVSLSGDGLNDALNPKGRER encoded by the coding sequence ATGACCGACATCATGTCATTGCCGGGCACCGGTCAAGACCAGCCCGAAGAGCCGCCCACCGCGGCGACGCAGAAGAGGAAACGTCCGACGACGGCGTGGACATTGTTCCGGCGCAACCGGGTGGCCCTCGTCGGCCTTTCACTCCTCGCAATCATCCTGCTCGCCATTACTTTCGGGCCGATGATCTATCCGAACAATCCGTTCGAAATCGTCGGCATCCCGATGGAAGCGCCCGGAGAGTCCGATCTGCTGCTGGGAACTGACGCCTTGGGACGTGATCTCTTCGCTGAACTCCTCTACGGCGGACGAGCCACCATGCTCGTCGGTGTGGTGGCCGCCATCCTATCGACGACCATTGGAATCATCCTCGGGGGATTCGCCGGTTACCATCGCGGTTGGGCAGACTCTGTCGCTGTGCGCATCACCGAGTTCTTCCAGGTCCTGCCGCCGCTGCTGCTCGCCATGGTCCTCGTCACTCTGTTCAGTCCGAGCCTCTTGACCATCACTATCGCTATCGGAGTCGTCAGTTGGCCCGCGACGATGCGCATTACTCGAGCGGAGTTCCTGCGGATTCGCGAACTCGATTATGTCAGGAATGATCGTGCTGCAGGTGCCGGGGACTTCTGGATCATCATGAAGACGATCCTGCCCAACGCTCTGCCGCCGATCGTCGTCATGTCCACCCTCGTCATCGGTCAGGCAATGCTCTTTGAGGCAGGGCTGAGCTTCCTTGGTCTCGGTGATCCGAACACGATGAGTTGGGGACTGATCCTCGGCAACAACCGTGAACAGATGCTCACTGCGTGGTGGCCGGTGGCGTTCCCCGGTTTGGCAATCTTCCTTGCTGTCCTCAGTGTCAGCCTCTCCGGCGACGGCCTCAACGACGCCCTCAACCCCAAAGGACGTGAACGATGA
- a CDS encoding amidohydrolase, translated as MDSSEQVIYPAKLVRTLDPARPSAEAIMVRGSRIRAIGSLDELEAHGPSRIDDRYADSVIFPGMVEAHAHAKSGGMWEQTYIGFFTRKGPDGKIWTGCTSIEEVQERLWEADSKLDEGEVLRAWGLDPIFLPGDRLDRRHLDAVSNTRPIFIMHQSGHLATVNSEMLRQEGIDRDCPVEGVVKDSAGEPTGELQEPPAIALVKSATSVLGGEFSASALRNFGADACNHGVTTAADLGNPFVLTRDLEAHRDIIDDESYPVRLSLFHRGGGMGGNGDAADEAERVAELATTSTDKVRLGGVKLFLDGSIQGFTARLQDPGYISGDDNGIWLSSPEQFYTAFRAYHAAGALVHVHCNGDEATELYLDTVEQVLREVPRWDHRHTVTHSQLSTPAQYRRMKALGMCANIFSNHIWYWGDQHRDLILGPDRAERMDAAATALRIGVPISFHCDTPITPLDPLATASYAAERATPSGRILGEHERISVPDALDAVTIGAAYMLKLDHLVGTLESGKFADFAILDRDPYECSPSELREITVRGTVVAGRHFSAVR; from the coding sequence ATGGATTCGTCCGAGCAAGTCATCTATCCCGCAAAACTGGTGCGGACGCTTGACCCCGCGCGTCCGAGCGCCGAAGCGATCATGGTTCGCGGTTCCCGTATCCGAGCCATCGGCTCGCTGGACGAACTCGAGGCCCATGGACCGTCACGCATCGACGATCGCTACGCGGACTCGGTGATCTTCCCCGGAATGGTCGAAGCCCACGCGCATGCGAAAAGCGGCGGAATGTGGGAGCAGACCTACATCGGCTTTTTCACGCGGAAGGGACCTGACGGAAAGATCTGGACCGGCTGCACGAGCATCGAAGAAGTCCAAGAGAGGCTATGGGAAGCCGATTCGAAACTCGACGAGGGCGAGGTTCTGCGCGCCTGGGGCCTCGATCCGATCTTCTTGCCTGGCGATCGACTCGACCGCCGACACCTCGACGCCGTGTCGAATACGCGTCCGATCTTCATCATGCATCAAAGCGGTCACCTCGCCACCGTCAACTCCGAAATGCTCAGGCAGGAAGGCATCGACCGAGACTGCCCTGTCGAGGGAGTTGTCAAAGATTCAGCCGGTGAGCCCACAGGTGAGCTGCAGGAGCCGCCGGCGATCGCTCTCGTTAAGAGCGCCACGTCAGTTCTGGGTGGAGAATTCAGCGCGTCCGCATTACGGAATTTCGGAGCCGACGCCTGCAACCACGGCGTCACAACAGCTGCCGACCTCGGAAATCCGTTCGTGCTCACAAGAGATCTCGAGGCACATCGCGACATCATCGATGATGAGTCATATCCAGTTCGGCTGTCCCTGTTCCACCGCGGGGGTGGGATGGGCGGCAACGGAGACGCCGCCGACGAAGCCGAGCGAGTCGCGGAGTTGGCGACGACGAGCACCGACAAGGTCCGCCTCGGCGGGGTCAAGCTCTTCCTCGATGGATCCATCCAGGGCTTCACCGCGCGACTCCAAGATCCCGGCTACATCTCCGGTGACGACAACGGCATCTGGCTGTCCTCCCCCGAACAGTTCTACACAGCGTTCCGCGCTTATCACGCGGCCGGTGCACTCGTGCATGTCCACTGCAATGGCGACGAGGCGACCGAGCTCTACCTCGACACCGTCGAACAAGTACTGCGGGAGGTTCCACGTTGGGACCACCGCCACACGGTCACACACAGCCAGTTGTCCACACCTGCGCAGTATCGCCGGATGAAGGCACTGGGCATGTGTGCGAACATCTTCTCGAACCACATCTGGTACTGGGGCGACCAGCACCGCGATCTCATCCTCGGACCCGACCGTGCCGAGCGGATGGATGCCGCGGCCACCGCGCTGCGCATCGGAGTGCCGATCTCGTTCCACTGCGATACACCTATCACTCCACTTGATCCCTTGGCGACGGCGTCCTACGCAGCCGAACGTGCCACGCCCAGCGGCAGGATCCTCGGCGAACACGAACGAATCAGCGTGCCCGATGCTCTTGACGCTGTGACGATCGGTGCAGCCTACATGCTCAAGCTCGACCACCTCGTCGGCACGTTGGAATCAGGTAAGTTCGCGGACTTCGCAATCCTCGATCGAGATCCATACGAATGCTCACCATCAGAACTGCGTGAGATCACGGTCCGCGGCACCGTCGTTGCCGGTCGACATTTCTCGGCGGTCAGGTGA
- a CDS encoding ABC transporter ATP-binding protein produces MNTATLTADSIGATHEHGGGDTPILSVKNLSVKFQDNIAVDDISFDVSAGEVLAIVGESGSGKSVTSLAIMRLVELSSSGKVTDGQMRFSRANGDTVDLRTAAERTMRTIRGNDISMIFQEPLTSLNPVYSVGNQLAEVLRVHKGMSRREAKTGVIEIMEKVRIPEPKRRARQYPHQMSGGMRQRVVIAMALACQPRILIADEPTTALDVTIQAQILALLRELKDDLDAGIIFITHDMGVVAEIADRVLVMRKSHEIETDSVQNIFHNPQHPYTKKLLSAVPKLGSMNGTDSPALFHLDKEEVS; encoded by the coding sequence ATGAACACCGCAACGCTCACTGCTGATTCCATCGGAGCCACACACGAACACGGCGGGGGTGATACACCGATTCTGTCCGTGAAGAACTTGTCCGTGAAGTTCCAGGACAACATTGCCGTCGATGACATATCCTTCGACGTCAGTGCTGGAGAGGTCCTAGCCATCGTCGGTGAATCAGGATCGGGTAAGTCGGTCACGTCCCTTGCCATCATGCGTCTCGTCGAGCTGTCGTCATCGGGAAAGGTCACCGACGGCCAGATGAGGTTCTCTCGAGCAAACGGTGACACCGTCGATCTGCGCACTGCGGCGGAAAGGACGATGCGCACTATCCGCGGCAATGACATCTCGATGATCTTCCAGGAGCCGTTGACTTCGCTAAATCCGGTCTATTCGGTGGGCAATCAGCTCGCCGAGGTTCTCCGGGTCCACAAGGGAATGTCTCGCCGTGAAGCCAAGACGGGCGTCATCGAAATCATGGAAAAAGTGCGCATCCCTGAACCGAAGCGACGCGCTCGCCAGTATCCCCATCAGATGTCAGGCGGAATGAGGCAACGAGTGGTCATTGCCATGGCTCTCGCATGCCAACCACGAATCCTCATCGCAGATGAGCCGACGACCGCTTTGGATGTAACGATCCAAGCACAGATCCTCGCTCTGCTGCGCGAGCTCAAGGACGACCTCGACGCTGGGATCATCTTCATCACCCACGATATGGGTGTCGTGGCCGAGATCGCCGACCGGGTCCTGGTCATGCGGAAGTCACATGAGATCGAGACCGACAGCGTGCAGAACATCTTCCACAATCCTCAGCATCCATATACGAAGAAGCTTTTGAGCGCTGTTCCGAAACTGGGCTCGATGAACGGCACCGACTCCCCCGCGCTGTTTCATCTCGATAAGGAAGAGGTCTCCTGA
- a CDS encoding IclR family transcriptional regulator codes for MDDLAEPGFDEGVSLAGETPALRLVSLLEFISTRDQIFTLQSLVVQTGLPKPTLHRMLQQLEGAGLLTRHSDGRHYGTGARLRRMAEDVLLNDSRQGARRMILSQLSEEVGESCNLTAVSGDEVIYLDRVETSHPLRVHLEAGSRVPIHASASGKMIASQYGETPRRRLLTSSLLREFTPHTLTDPAEIEAELDAARRTGYALDRQEYLEGLVCLAVLIPTDIGRSNQALAVQAPVIRKSIDDLVELLPVVREAAQRMAVLDEIDRADENSA; via the coding sequence ATGGATGATCTGGCTGAGCCTGGGTTCGACGAAGGCGTGTCACTCGCCGGTGAGACTCCGGCACTGAGGCTGGTGTCGCTGTTGGAGTTCATCTCTACCCGCGACCAGATCTTCACGCTTCAGTCTCTCGTCGTGCAGACAGGGCTGCCCAAACCCACCCTCCACCGGATGCTCCAGCAGCTCGAGGGTGCGGGACTGCTCACCCGGCACAGCGACGGCCGCCACTACGGCACCGGAGCGAGACTGCGGAGAATGGCTGAGGACGTTCTGCTCAATGACTCGAGACAGGGAGCGCGGCGGATGATCCTCTCCCAGCTGTCCGAGGAGGTCGGTGAGAGCTGCAACCTCACCGCAGTCTCCGGCGATGAGGTCATCTACCTCGACCGGGTTGAGACCTCACACCCGCTGCGCGTGCATCTCGAAGCCGGCAGCCGTGTGCCGATCCATGCCTCGGCCAGTGGGAAGATGATCGCCTCCCAGTACGGGGAGACGCCGCGCCGCAGGCTGCTGACCAGTTCACTCTTGAGGGAGTTCACGCCGCACACTCTCACCGATCCCGCAGAGATCGAGGCCGAGCTCGATGCGGCTCGACGCACTGGGTATGCCCTTGATCGGCAGGAATACCTCGAAGGTCTCGTCTGCCTTGCCGTGCTCATTCCCACCGACATCGGTCGGTCCAATCAGGCACTGGCAGTTCAGGCCCCCGTGATCCGAAAGTCGATCGACGATCTCGTCGAACTCCTGCCGGTGGTCCGAGAAGCCGCTCAGCGCATGGCTGTGCTCGATGAGATCGATCGCGCCGACGAGAACTCGGCCTGA
- the xsc gene encoding sulfoacetaldehyde acetyltransferase, with translation MTELADRTESAALSDAVTTQKITSSEAFVETMVANGVTDIFGIMGSAFMDAMDIFAPAGIDFIPVVHEQGAAHMADGYARASGRHGVVTGQNGPGISNCVTAIAAAFWAHSPVVIVTPEAGTNSIGLGGFQEANQLPMFQEFTKYQGHVSNASRMSEFTARCFDRAKSEMGPTQLNIPRDFFYGECDPQIPQPQKIDRGPGGTESLEEAAALLASAKNPVIVSGGGVVMADGVDECIALAERLGSPVVNSYQHNDSFPASHPLWAGPLGYQGSKAGMTLINQADVVLALGTRLGPFGTLPQYEFDYWPTNAKIIQVDADQKMLGLVKKIDVGICGDAKAVAEDLLARLNAREVACDATKDQRAGLIKAEKDAWEAELDSWTHEKDEFSLDAIGEAEKEEGNWLHPRQVLRELEKAMPADVMVSTDIGNINSVAHSYLRFERPRSFFAPMSFGNCGYALPTIIGAKRAAPERPAIAYAGDGAWAMSMVEVLTAVRHDIPVTAVVFRNRQWGAEKKNQVEFYGHRFIAGELDNGESFAAMAESMGADGIVVDDLAEVGPALQKAVDAQMNEGKTTVIEIMCTKELGDPFRRDALRKPVRTLDKYKDYV, from the coding sequence ATGACGGAACTGGCCGATCGAACCGAGAGTGCGGCGCTGAGCGACGCGGTCACCACTCAGAAGATCACCTCCTCAGAGGCCTTCGTCGAAACGATGGTGGCCAACGGTGTCACCGATATCTTCGGCATCATGGGCTCGGCGTTCATGGACGCAATGGACATCTTCGCCCCCGCCGGAATCGACTTCATTCCCGTGGTCCATGAACAGGGAGCCGCGCACATGGCCGATGGCTACGCCCGCGCATCGGGACGTCACGGGGTGGTCACCGGTCAGAACGGGCCGGGCATCTCGAACTGCGTGACAGCGATCGCCGCTGCCTTCTGGGCACATTCGCCGGTCGTCATCGTCACCCCGGAGGCAGGCACGAACTCGATCGGACTCGGTGGATTCCAAGAGGCGAATCAGCTGCCGATGTTCCAGGAGTTCACGAAGTACCAGGGACATGTGTCCAATGCGTCCCGCATGTCCGAATTCACCGCCCGCTGCTTCGACCGCGCGAAGTCGGAGATGGGTCCGACCCAGCTGAACATCCCCCGTGACTTCTTCTACGGGGAATGCGATCCGCAGATTCCCCAGCCGCAGAAGATCGACCGCGGACCCGGTGGTACGGAGTCCCTCGAAGAGGCAGCAGCACTGCTCGCCTCGGCGAAGAATCCCGTCATCGTCTCCGGCGGCGGTGTCGTCATGGCCGACGGCGTCGATGAGTGCATCGCCTTGGCCGAGCGCCTCGGATCGCCCGTGGTCAACAGCTACCAGCACAACGACTCGTTCCCCGCCAGCCACCCGCTGTGGGCCGGACCGTTGGGGTACCAAGGCTCGAAGGCCGGGATGACGCTGATCAACCAGGCCGATGTCGTCCTCGCGCTGGGCACCCGTCTCGGACCGTTCGGCACACTGCCCCAGTACGAATTCGACTACTGGCCCACCAATGCGAAGATCATCCAGGTCGATGCCGACCAGAAGATGCTCGGTCTGGTCAAGAAGATCGATGTCGGCATCTGCGGTGACGCCAAGGCCGTCGCCGAGGATCTCCTCGCCCGTCTCAACGCCCGCGAGGTTGCCTGCGACGCCACGAAGGACCAGCGTGCCGGCCTCATCAAGGCGGAGAAAGATGCCTGGGAGGCCGAGCTCGATTCCTGGACTCATGAGAAGGACGAGTTCTCTCTCGACGCCATCGGTGAGGCGGAGAAAGAGGAGGGCAACTGGCTGCATCCACGTCAGGTGCTGCGCGAGCTCGAGAAGGCGATGCCCGCCGACGTCATGGTCTCCACCGACATCGGCAACATCAACTCGGTCGCCCACAGCTACCTGCGTTTCGAACGCCCCCGCAGCTTCTTCGCTCCGATGAGCTTCGGCAACTGCGGCTACGCGCTGCCGACGATCATCGGTGCCAAGCGCGCCGCCCCCGAACGTCCGGCCATCGCCTACGCCGGTGACGGCGCCTGGGCGATGAGCATGGTCGAGGTGCTCACCGCAGTCCGCCACGACATTCCGGTCACCGCAGTGGTCTTCCGCAATCGGCAGTGGGGTGCGGAGAAGAAGAATCAGGTGGAGTTCTACGGTCATCGTTTCATCGCCGGTGAGCTCGACAATGGTGAGAGCTTCGCAGCCATGGCCGAGTCGATGGGAGCCGACGGCATCGTCGTCGACGATCTCGCCGAGGTGGGCCCGGCCCTGCAGAAGGCCGTGGACGCTCAGATGAACGAAGGCAAGACCACGGTCATCGAGATCATGTGCACGAAGGAGCTCGGCGATCCCTTCCGCCGCGATGCTCTGCGCAAGCCGGTTCGCACCCTCGATAAGTACAAGGACTACGTGTGA